One genomic segment of Dehalogenimonas alkenigignens includes these proteins:
- the argB gene encoding acetylglutamate kinase, translated as MSASMPTTQRRENADNIVVVKLGGSVLGSRDTSLEDVARLKKEGYLPVVVHGGAAAVNNWLKRLNITPKIVQGERVTDKDTLDVVAAVLAGLVNKETVAMLLDLGIKAVGLSGVDAGMIRGRTRGADWGYMGDATGVDPSVIATLLEDGFVPVVSPVSLNKADNPVRLLNINGDPVAGELAAALQAERLVFLTDVPGIRDSGGEVINTLSAAEAEYLVNTGVATGGMVPKIRAAVRASAAGTVTSIVDGRQPHILYNEITRGGSGTSISALGQRATYD; from the coding sequence ATGTCCGCATCAATGCCGACTACACAACGTAGAGAAAACGCCGACAATATCGTCGTCGTCAAACTCGGCGGCTCCGTTCTGGGCAGCCGCGACACCTCTCTGGAAGATGTCGCCCGTCTCAAAAAAGAGGGTTATCTCCCGGTGGTCGTCCATGGCGGCGCGGCTGCTGTCAACAACTGGCTGAAACGCCTCAACATCACTCCAAAAATCGTCCAGGGCGAGCGCGTCACCGATAAGGACACTCTGGATGTAGTAGCGGCCGTCTTAGCCGGACTGGTCAATAAGGAAACGGTAGCCATGCTCCTCGACCTCGGGATCAAGGCGGTTGGCCTGTCCGGTGTTGACGCAGGAATGATCCGCGGTCGAACCCGCGGCGCCGATTGGGGCTATATGGGCGACGCCACGGGAGTCGATCCCTCCGTCATCGCCACTTTGCTGGAGGATGGCTTCGTACCGGTGGTGTCTCCGGTTTCGCTGAACAAGGCCGACAACCCGGTGCGCCTTCTTAACATCAATGGCGACCCGGTCGCCGGCGAACTGGCGGCAGCTCTCCAGGCGGAGCGATTGGTTTTTCTCACCGACGTTCCGGGCATCAGGGACAGCGGCGGCGAAGTCATCAATACGTTATCCGCGGCCGAAGCGGAATACCTGGTTAATACCGGCGTAGCCACCGGCGGCATGGTGCCCAAGATACGTGCGGCGGTCCGTGCTTCGGCGGCGGGCACGGTCACCAGCATCGTCGACGGCAGGCAGCCCCATATTCTGTATAATGAGATCACCCGCGGCGGGTCCGGGACATCAATTTCCGCTTTGGGTCAAAGGGCAACATATGACTAA
- a CDS encoding aspartate aminotransferase family protein, with protein MTNWKELEKKYFMRTLVRAPLTIVKGQGSYVWDESGRKYLDFVAGWAVNSLGHCHPAVVEAVKRQVGELIQTSNHYYTLPQLQLAQLLVENSSLNKVFLCNSGAEAAEGAVKLARRYGKLHLNGAYEVITATGSFHGRTLAMVSASGQLKHQQPYTPLPAGFINVAYNSIGAIMEATTSTVCAVMLEPVQGEGGVNVPSPNYLKEVRRWCDEKGIVLILDEIQTGIGRTGSLFAHQIYGIEPDVMTLAKGLGGGLPIGAIMAKDKFSVFTAGEHGSTFGGNPVTCAAAYAALAFIIENDIPRNAYDMGNRLTDGLKRIKERWPALITEIRGKGLLLAVEFSDVIAKELTQKCLENGLLVNDVKPNALRLMPALNITGDEVEEALSLLEMALCRLRSCQG; from the coding sequence ATGACTAACTGGAAGGAACTGGAAAAAAAGTATTTCATGCGCACGCTGGTGCGGGCGCCGCTGACCATCGTCAAGGGTCAGGGCAGCTATGTCTGGGACGAGTCCGGCCGCAAATACCTGGACTTCGTCGCCGGCTGGGCGGTTAATTCGCTCGGTCACTGCCACCCGGCTGTGGTCGAAGCCGTCAAGCGCCAGGTCGGTGAGCTAATCCAGACATCGAACCATTATTACACCCTCCCGCAGCTGCAGTTGGCTCAGCTGCTGGTTGAAAACAGCTCCCTGAACAAAGTCTTCCTGTGCAACTCGGGCGCCGAAGCCGCCGAGGGAGCCGTCAAGCTGGCGCGCCGCTACGGCAAGTTGCATCTAAACGGCGCCTACGAGGTCATCACCGCCACCGGCTCGTTCCACGGCCGGACGCTGGCAATGGTCTCCGCTTCCGGGCAGCTCAAACACCAGCAGCCCTACACCCCATTGCCCGCCGGCTTTATCAATGTGGCATACAACAGCATCGGAGCCATCATGGAGGCGACAACCAGCACCGTCTGCGCCGTGATGCTGGAACCGGTCCAGGGCGAAGGCGGCGTCAACGTTCCGTCGCCCAATTACCTTAAAGAAGTCCGCCGCTGGTGCGACGAAAAAGGCATCGTCCTGATTCTGGACGAAATCCAAACCGGCATCGGCCGAACCGGTTCACTTTTTGCACACCAGATTTACGGGATTGAACCTGACGTGATGACGCTGGCCAAGGGGCTCGGCGGCGGTTTGCCGATCGGCGCCATCATGGCCAAAGACAAGTTTTCGGTCTTTACCGCCGGTGAGCATGGCTCAACTTTCGGCGGCAACCCGGTGACCTGCGCCGCAGCCTACGCCGCGCTGGCATTTATAATTGAAAACGATATTCCCCGCAACGCTTACGACATGGGAAACCGCCTTACCGATGGACTCAAACGCATCAAAGAGCGCTGGCCGGCACTGATCACCGAAATCCGCGGCAAAGGTTTGCTCCTGGCGGTTGAGTTCTCCGACGTTATCGCCAAGGAACTGACGCAGAAATGTCTTGAGAACGGTCTTCTGGTAAACGATGTCAAGCCAAACGCCCTCAGGCTGATGCCGGCGCTCAACATCACCGGGGACGAAGTAGAAGAAGCGCTAAGCCTCCTTGAGATGGCTTTGTGCCGGCTGCGCTCTTGCCAGGGATAA
- a CDS encoding 4Fe-4S dicluster domain-containing protein, with protein MPENSVLIVDSDPASRETAAWLKGAGFKVATAATGEEALSLIDNQDFSVMLLDMRLPGKHGLGVLREVKVKRPWLQAIVTTDHPSVESATEALKQGAVDYLVKPFSPQDLEKLVKDTIKSASKQKTVHVQIKAKQTPARISYQATFVISRDSLKNLVNSLIKEREAIGVRARQGKFVYDKVKNFDDLALDYDVTVNPPTAFFIPACETILRYKLGPTPEITPVTDTTPRVLIGVHPDDINAINLLDEVFMTGNPDPNYAARRQNTLIIGVDVLTPLPSSFAPSMGSYTAESGYDLLLTDIGNSSYMVTVGSEAGAQVLAKYAQVREPTVAETARQKQVRDEALSKYRLFLDMSRDKIPNLLENNYDNPYWKMRSETCLNCGSCIMVCPTCFCFDVQDDVSLNLTDGERIRKPDGCMLVDFSRVAAGANFRGDKVSRFRHRMYHKGKYILDRYGKFGCVGCGRCSVTCLAEIASPLEAYNAIAASETAREKARRTITNTRPQPELYLPHLASIVKTTPLSSRETLFEFRLKDGHKLGHRPGQFVEVYVFGIGESPISLTSSPTRDHTFEVAVRNVGNVTGALHRMEAGAPVGIRGPFGNGFPLEQMEGKDLLFIAGGIGIFPLRSLIQYVLDKRENYGKINLLFGARSPAERVFAGEMAEWSKAPDVTFMETVDKGDESWTGNVGVITTLIPKVQFDPKKTVTVVVGPPIMYRFVINELKKRDLADDNIIVSLERKMKCGVGKCGNCQINGVYVCQEGPVFNLTRLRTLREAI; from the coding sequence ATGCCGGAAAACTCAGTACTCATCGTTGACTCCGATCCCGCGTCCCGCGAAACCGCCGCCTGGCTCAAGGGCGCGGGTTTCAAGGTTGCCACCGCCGCCACCGGCGAGGAAGCGCTGTCGCTGATTGACAACCAGGACTTCAGCGTCATGCTGCTGGATATGCGACTGCCCGGTAAACACGGACTGGGCGTGCTGCGGGAAGTCAAGGTGAAGCGTCCCTGGCTCCAGGCGATAGTTACCACCGACCACCCGTCTGTCGAATCAGCCACTGAAGCGCTGAAGCAGGGCGCGGTGGACTACCTGGTGAAGCCTTTTTCGCCCCAGGACCTGGAAAAACTGGTAAAAGACACCATCAAGTCAGCCAGCAAGCAGAAAACGGTTCACGTCCAAATTAAAGCCAAACAGACTCCTGCCAGGATTTCCTACCAGGCCACTTTCGTCATTTCCCGCGACAGTCTCAAGAATTTAGTCAATAGCCTTATTAAAGAGAGAGAAGCCATCGGTGTCAGGGCCAGGCAGGGTAAATTTGTTTACGATAAGGTCAAGAATTTCGATGACCTGGCGCTGGATTACGACGTCACCGTCAACCCGCCCACCGCTTTCTTCATCCCCGCCTGCGAGACAATCCTGCGCTACAAGCTTGGTCCCACTCCGGAAATCACCCCGGTGACAGACACCACACCCCGCGTCCTTATCGGCGTCCACCCGGATGATATCAACGCTATCAACCTCCTCGATGAAGTTTTCATGACCGGCAATCCTGATCCCAATTATGCGGCGCGCCGCCAGAACACGCTGATTATCGGTGTGGATGTGCTGACTCCCCTGCCGTCTTCGTTCGCCCCCAGCATGGGTTCTTATACCGCGGAAAGCGGCTACGACCTGCTGCTGACTGATATCGGCAACTCTTCGTATATGGTGACCGTGGGATCAGAGGCCGGCGCTCAGGTGCTGGCTAAATATGCTCAAGTACGCGAACCGACCGTCGCCGAGACCGCCCGTCAGAAACAGGTCAGAGATGAGGCGCTGTCTAAATACCGCCTCTTTTTAGATATGTCCCGGGACAAGATACCCAACCTCCTGGAAAACAATTACGACAATCCTTACTGGAAGATGCGGTCGGAGACCTGCCTCAACTGCGGTTCCTGCATTATGGTCTGCCCAACCTGCTTTTGTTTTGATGTCCAGGACGATGTCTCCCTCAATTTGACAGACGGCGAAAGGATCAGAAAGCCGGACGGCTGCATGCTGGTGGATTTTTCCCGGGTGGCCGCCGGCGCCAACTTCCGCGGCGATAAAGTTTCCCGGTTCCGCCACCGGATGTACCATAAAGGTAAATATATCCTGGACCGCTACGGGAAATTCGGCTGTGTCGGCTGCGGCCGCTGTTCTGTCACCTGCCTGGCTGAGATCGCCTCGCCCCTGGAGGCCTACAATGCCATTGCCGCCTCGGAAACGGCACGGGAAAAAGCCCGGCGCACCATCACCAATACCCGGCCGCAGCCGGAACTTTATCTTCCGCACCTGGCCAGTATCGTAAAGACAACTCCTCTTTCCAGTCGCGAAACTTTATTTGAATTCAGGCTAAAAGACGGTCACAAGCTGGGCCACCGGCCCGGGCAGTTCGTTGAAGTGTACGTCTTTGGCATCGGCGAGTCGCCCATCTCGCTGACCTCATCCCCTACCCGGGACCACACCTTCGAAGTCGCTGTGCGCAACGTCGGCAACGTTACCGGTGCTCTGCACCGCATGGAAGCCGGCGCCCCCGTCGGCATCCGGGGGCCATTCGGCAACGGCTTCCCCCTGGAGCAGATGGAAGGAAAAGACCTGCTCTTCATCGCTGGGGGCATCGGCATCTTCCCGCTGCGATCGCTCATTCAATATGTCCTGGACAAACGTGAGAACTACGGCAAGATCAATCTCCTTTTCGGCGCCCGGTCGCCGGCGGAGCGCGTCTTTGCCGGCGAGATGGCGGAATGGTCGAAAGCGCCGGATGTGACCTTTATGGAGACTGTTGACAAAGGCGATGAAAGCTGGACAGGCAATGTCGGCGTCATCACCACCCTAATCCCCAAGGTTCAGTTCGACCCGAAGAAAACGGTCACTGTGGTGGTCGGCCCGCCGATCATGTACCGCTTTGTCATCAACGAGCTTAAAAAACGCGACCTGGCCGACGACAACATCATCGTTTCCCTGGAGCGCAAGATGAAGTGCGGCGTCGGCAAGTGCGGCAATTGCCAGATCAATGGTGTATACGTCTGCCAGGAGGGTCCGGTATTCAACCTGACCCGGCTGCGGACTCTAAGGGAGGCTATCTAA
- the argJ gene encoding bifunctional glutamate N-acetyltransferase/amino-acid acetyltransferase ArgJ has translation MDTRLKVIPDGSISSTPGFRAGAVAAGIKKVAGALDLGVVTADRPCTAAAVFTSNRFKAAPVVLSQRHLASGNVRAIIVNAGCANAGTGKIGYNNASAMTETAAHKLGIDQKSVLAASTGVIGVQLPIEKIRAGIDRLELSTGGGHDFARAIMTTDTIPKESAVTSPEYGFTVAGCAKGSGMIHPDMATMLGFITTDAAIGAANLQRLLKRAVDKSFNVISVDGDTSTNDCVFLLSSGAAGIELKPGAAAYRAFREALDYVCVHLARGIARDGEGATKLIEMTVTGAASAADARKVTRTVLSSPLVKTAVHGADPNWGRIVAAAGRSGAKFDFDRANLKIGEVEVLKNGAPLPFDKKLASAQFAGKDVHIRLDLGLGGASVTGWGCDMSTEYVRINADYTT, from the coding sequence ATGGACACCAGACTCAAGGTCATCCCCGATGGGTCGATCAGCTCGACGCCGGGCTTCCGCGCCGGGGCCGTCGCCGCCGGCATTAAAAAAGTTGCCGGCGCCCTTGACCTGGGTGTGGTAACGGCTGACAGACCTTGTACCGCGGCAGCCGTCTTCACCAGCAACCGTTTCAAAGCGGCGCCGGTAGTGCTGTCTCAAAGGCATCTTGCGTCAGGTAATGTCCGGGCAATCATTGTCAATGCCGGCTGCGCCAACGCAGGCACCGGGAAAATCGGCTACAACAACGCCTCGGCCATGACCGAGACGGCAGCCCATAAACTGGGCATTGACCAGAAAAGCGTCCTGGCGGCTTCCACCGGCGTCATTGGGGTTCAGCTGCCGATCGAAAAAATTCGCGCCGGGATTGACCGGTTAGAGCTTTCGACCGGCGGGGGTCATGATTTCGCCCGAGCCATCATGACTACAGATACGATTCCCAAGGAATCAGCCGTCACCTCGCCCGAATATGGCTTCACCGTCGCCGGCTGCGCTAAGGGTTCCGGCATGATCCACCCGGACATGGCCACGATGTTGGGCTTTATTACCACCGATGCCGCCATAGGCGCCGCTAACCTCCAGCGGCTGCTCAAACGGGCGGTCGATAAGTCTTTCAACGTCATCTCCGTCGACGGCGACACGTCCACCAATGACTGCGTCTTCCTGCTGTCCAGCGGCGCCGCCGGCATCGAACTAAAGCCCGGCGCCGCCGCCTACCGGGCCTTCAGAGAAGCCCTGGACTACGTCTGCGTCCATCTTGCCAGGGGTATCGCCCGCGACGGCGAGGGCGCCACCAAGCTTATCGAAATGACAGTAACCGGCGCTGCTTCGGCCGCCGACGCCCGCAAGGTAACTCGCACAGTGCTGTCTTCGCCGCTGGTCAAAACAGCGGTCCACGGAGCCGACCCAAACTGGGGCAGAATCGTCGCCGCCGCCGGCCGCAGCGGGGCAAAATTCGACTTCGACCGGGCAAACCTGAAGATCGGCGAAGTGGAAGTATTGAAAAACGGCGCCCCGCTGCCGTTCGACAAGAAACTTGCCTCAGCCCAGTTCGCCGGAAAGGACGTCCACATCCGGCTCGACCTCGGGCTGGGCGGGGCCTCGGTCACCGGCTGGGGCTGCGATATGAGTACCGAATATGTCCGCATCAATGCCGACTACACAACGTAG